The window CACCTCGCTTCGCTCGCTTGCGCACAAACCGCGCCACCCCGCTCCACTGGTCAGGCATTGCCGGTTAAGCCAGCGTTATGTGCTTTGGAGTAGGAGGTAGCGATAGGTGATTACCGAAATTCACATGGATGCAGTGGCGAGCTTTAAGCAAGCTACGTCGCTCGTTACAGATAAGAAAATAAATCTTATCTACGGCCTAAACGGCACCGGTAAATCAACAATCTCCAATTTCCTTTATGAGCCCAATAATTCTGCGTTCGTCTTGTGCAAAAAGGTGCCCGCATCATCGGTTCCAGTTCTCGTTTACAACCAAAATTTCATACGAGACAATTTCTATGTCGCGGATAGTTTGCAAGGCATCTTCAGCCTTTCAAAAGAAAACAAAGAAGCTGAACAAAAGATAGCCGACGCTACAAAGAAGCAAGGGAAGCTTGAGCAAGATCTACAAGAGAAGCGCAGTGAAAAGGAATTGGTAACACAGGCATTTTCCCAACAAAAACATCAGGCCATAGAAAAGGTTTGGAGCATCAAGCAGACCTATACTGGCGGTGATCGCGTTCTTGAGTACTGTCTCGAAGGCCTAAAGGGACAAAAAGACAAGCTTTTTTCTCATCTCCAGGGTATCCCGAAACCAGCCAGCGAACCAAAAACAGACATTCAAACAATCCGACAAGAAGTAGAAGCACTCAAAGGTGATGATGCTCAGCTTCAATCGCGCCTGGTGGCTCTGTCTTTTGCTGCTCACAGTGTCGAGTCGGACCCAGTGTTCGGAAAATCCATCCTTGGGAATACCGATAGTGAGGTTGCGGCTTTAATCGAGAAGTTGGGGAATTCGGACTGGGTAAAGCAAGGCCTTTCATACTTGCCGGAGAGCGTAGGTGAATCAGACGCACAATGCCCCTTTTGCCAGGAAGTAACGATTTCGGAGAAATTTATCGACAGCGTAAGGTCGTACTTTGATTTGACCTACGAGCAGCAGTTAGACGAGCTTGCGCAACTTCTAAAGGCATACCGAGCCGCCTTTGATTCGTTGCCGGGACTGAGTTCCTTTATCAACCATCCATTTGTACAAAAGCGCAAGGACTCCATAACCAATAAATATCATTTACTTGTGGGCGCGCTCCAGGGTAATGCCGGCAAGATTGAAGAAAAATTAAAGAGTCCAAAGGTTCCGGTTACGTTGTCCGACACGACTGGCCTGATCGCCGATTTCAACTTAGCAATCGATCAGATTAACTCGGAAGTCGATGAGTACAACGACAAGCTCAAGAATCGTGAATCTGCGCTCGAAAACTTACGCAACGAATTTTGGCAACTGATGCGGTGGCAGTATGACCAAACAATGGCTCGGTTTGATGCCGACCGAGAGGCTGCTAATCAGCAATTGAAAGGCTTGGATGTAGAGATCGGAAATATTAATGCTGAGCTGGCTAAGGCCAAGGGAGAGATTGCGG of the Alkalispirochaeta americana genome contains:
- a CDS encoding AAA family ATPase, encoding MITEIHMDAVASFKQATSLVTDKKINLIYGLNGTGKSTISNFLYEPNNSAFVLCKKVPASSVPVLVYNQNFIRDNFYVADSLQGIFSLSKENKEAEQKIADATKKQGKLEQDLQEKRSEKELVTQAFSQQKHQAIEKVWSIKQTYTGGDRVLEYCLEGLKGQKDKLFSHLQGIPKPASEPKTDIQTIRQEVEALKGDDAQLQSRLVALSFAAHSVESDPVFGKSILGNTDSEVAALIEKLGNSDWVKQGLSYLPESVGESDAQCPFCQEVTISEKFIDSVRSYFDLTYEQQLDELAQLLKAYRAAFDSLPGLSSFINHPFVQKRKDSITNKYHLLVGALQGNAGKIEEKLKSPKVPVTLSDTTGLIADFNLAIDQINSEVDEYNDKLKNRESALENLRNEFWQLMRWQYDQTMARFDADREAANQQLKGLDVEIGNINAELAKAKGEIAEAQKQTVNIDQAVTAINAGLIDLGIDDFSVQKHSENLYRVVRAGDSKDAFHSLSEGEKMMISFLYFCELCKGKASAEDTHAQCIAVIDDPISSLSHVFIFNVGQLIRSVFFKGDRFSQVIVLTHSLYFFYEMTDPNHDRRERTQKLFRLSKPSSGSIIQEMKYEEIQNDYQAYWSVVNDQSQPPALIANCMRNIVEYFFNFVRKKDLNNVFQMSELQDPKYQAFCRYINRESHSLGQNIIDMKEFNYDVFKEGLRLVFEKTGYPDHYKAMSKC